From a single Calditerrivibrio sp. genomic region:
- a CDS encoding PD-(D/E)XK nuclease domain-containing protein: RIDLTLKMPNAIYIIEFKVDTKDALAQLKEKRYYEKYLNLNKPIFLVSIEFDSAKKNITNINWESIAF, translated from the coding sequence AGGATAGATCTGACCTTGAAGATGCCAAACGCTATTTACATCATCGAATTTAAGGTAGATACGAAGGATGCCTTAGCTCAGCTAAAGGAAAAAAGATACTACGAAAAATATCTAAACCTAAATAAACCGATATTCCTTGTGAGTATAGAGTTTGACTCAGCTAAAAAAAACATTACCAACATTAATTGGGAGTCTATAGCTTTTTAG